One Natranaerovirga hydrolytica genomic region harbors:
- a CDS encoding RrF2 family transcriptional regulator: MKVSTKGRYGLRALLDLAIHSQNNQVVTVLSISQRQDISKNYLEQVFSALRKSGLVKGVKGPQGGYVLNEDPKELTIGKILRVLEGNLFEIGDSEEENNVFKQCIHNRVWKALEEQINKVVENITLADLIDDYKKRQSDYLMFYI; this comes from the coding sequence ATGAAAGTATCAACAAAAGGGAGATATGGATTAAGAGCGCTTTTGGACTTAGCAATTCACTCACAAAATAATCAAGTTGTTACGGTTCTGAGCATATCTCAACGCCAAGATATATCAAAAAATTATTTGGAACAAGTTTTTTCAGCTCTTAGAAAGTCTGGATTAGTAAAAGGCGTTAAAGGACCACAAGGTGGTTATGTTTTAAATGAAGATCCTAAAGAACTGACCATTGGAAAGATCTTAAGAGTATTAGAAGGTAATTTGTTTGAAATAGGAGATTCTGAAGAAGAAAATAATGTCTTCAAGCAATGTATTCATAACAGAGTCTGGAAAGCTTTAGAAGAACAAATTAATAAAGTAGTTGAAAATATTACTTTAGCTGATTTAATAGATGATTACAAAAAGCGACAATCAGATTATTTAATGTTTTACATTTAA
- a CDS encoding TRAP transporter large permease, producing the protein MTTSSIAIAILLISFVVLVLLKVPVTFSLAISSIVTAIYYDVPLMLIAQRMIKGIESSSLLAIPFFILAGEIMSQGGISRRLIEFSNAIIGRVRGGLAQVNILSSMFFGGISGSAVADVSSIGSVLIPMMKKDGYDSDYSVGVTVTSACQGVIIPPSHNMIIYSVAAGGVSVGRLFLAGIVPGIMLGLGIMIVSYIIAVKRNYPKGRKMSLKDKFKITVNAFLGLLTAVIIVGGVMTGKFTATESAAVASLYAFLVTFFVYREIPLKRMKSILYNSLKTLSLVLGLIAAASAFGHMLALLRVPTLATNALLNVTDNKFLLLLLVITLVLLLGCIMDMAPLILILTPILLPVVTSLGMDPVQFGVVLILNLGIGLCTPPVGSALYVGSAIGKVSLERMTKSLLPFYGVMIGVLLLITYVPAITLFLPNLFS; encoded by the coding sequence ATGACAACTTCAAGTATTGCAATTGCTATTTTGCTGATTTCATTCGTTGTACTGGTACTGCTTAAAGTTCCAGTGACCTTTTCATTGGCTATATCTTCAATTGTAACGGCAATTTATTATGATGTGCCATTAATGTTAATTGCTCAAAGAATGATAAAAGGAATAGAATCCTCCTCTTTATTGGCCATACCATTTTTTATACTTGCTGGTGAAATCATGAGTCAAGGAGGTATCTCTCGACGGTTAATAGAATTTTCTAATGCAATAATCGGTAGAGTAAGAGGCGGTTTGGCTCAAGTTAATATCTTATCCAGTATGTTTTTTGGAGGGATTTCTGGCTCAGCGGTAGCAGACGTTTCATCCATTGGTTCTGTGTTAATACCAATGATGAAAAAAGATGGCTATGACAGTGATTATTCAGTAGGTGTAACCGTTACCAGTGCTTGCCAAGGTGTTATCATTCCTCCAAGTCATAATATGATTATATATTCAGTAGCAGCAGGCGGCGTATCAGTAGGAAGATTATTTCTTGCAGGTATAGTACCTGGCATTATGCTTGGATTAGGTATAATGATTGTCAGTTATATTATTGCAGTAAAAAGAAACTACCCAAAAGGTAGAAAAATGTCATTGAAAGACAAGTTTAAAATTACAGTTAATGCTTTTTTAGGCCTTTTAACAGCTGTGATTATAGTAGGCGGTGTTATGACAGGTAAATTCACTGCAACAGAATCAGCAGCCGTGGCTTCATTATATGCTTTTCTAGTTACTTTCTTTGTATATCGTGAAATACCATTAAAGAGAATGAAAAGTATATTATACAATTCATTAAAAACCCTATCATTGGTTCTTGGGTTAATTGCAGCTGCCAGTGCGTTTGGTCATATGTTGGCCCTACTAAGAGTACCTACTTTAGCAACAAACGCTTTGTTAAATGTAACAGATAATAAATTCTTATTATTACTATTAGTTATTACGTTGGTATTACTCTTAGGTTGTATTATGGATATGGCGCCTTTGATACTTATTTTAACGCCAATATTACTTCCAGTGGTAACAAGTTTGGGTATGGACCCTGTACAGTTTGGTGTGGTATTAATTCTTAATCTTGGGATAGGGTTATGTACGCCACCAGTAGGAAGTGCATTATATGTTGGTTCTGCCATTGGAAAAGTATCATTAGAACGCATGACAAAATCATTGTTACCTTTTTATGGGGTCATGATAGGTGTTTTATTATTAATCACTTATGTACCTGCTATTACTTTGTTCTTACCAAACTTATTTTCCTAA
- the iolB gene encoding 5-deoxy-glucuronate isomerase, which yields MKHYYKGKEIKGYEEVVDDSSELELIRFAKINLEKQEKVDLESGEYEIALVIFSGKCTVHCDEEKFMNLGSRKDVFSGKPTTVYIPRDAKYSVEATGDGTLEIGVCKVKAEKKYSPFVVKPEDVVTVHRGKLNWQRNVNDIITNQYENRVDKIVLGETYGYPGQWSSYPSHKHDTDNLPYEVNMEEIYHFKINPSKGFGVQVMYNDDLTLDECYTLRNNDSIAIKEGYHPVGSAPGYEIYYMWVMAGHSGRVLTPNDDPNHAWIKSVEAMVE from the coding sequence ATGAAACATTATTACAAAGGAAAAGAAATAAAAGGCTATGAAGAGGTTGTAGATGATTCTTCAGAACTAGAATTAATTAGATTTGCTAAGATTAATCTTGAAAAACAAGAAAAAGTAGACTTAGAGTCAGGAGAATATGAGATTGCATTGGTAATATTCTCAGGCAAATGCACAGTTCATTGTGACGAAGAAAAGTTTATGAATTTAGGAAGCAGAAAAGATGTTTTTTCAGGGAAACCAACAACCGTTTACATTCCTAGAGATGCCAAGTATTCTGTAGAAGCTACAGGGGATGGAACCTTAGAAATAGGTGTTTGTAAAGTAAAAGCAGAAAAAAAGTACTCGCCTTTTGTGGTTAAACCAGAAGATGTTGTTACAGTGCACAGAGGTAAATTGAATTGGCAAAGAAATGTTAATGACATTATTACAAATCAATATGAAAATAGAGTAGATAAAATTGTTCTAGGTGAAACCTATGGGTACCCAGGCCAATGGTCAAGTTATCCTTCACACAAACATGATACGGACAATTTACCTTATGAAGTAAATATGGAAGAAATCTATCACTTTAAAATTAATCCATCAAAAGGATTTGGTGTGCAAGTGATGTATAACGATGACTTGACATTAGATGAGTGTTATACCCTTAGAAACAACGATAGCATAGCGATAAAAGAAGGCTATCACCCTGTTGGGTCAGCACCTGGTTATGAAATATATTATATGTGGGTTATGGCAGGCCATTCTGGTAGAGTTTTAACACCAAATGATGATCCGAATCATGCTTGGATAAAATCAGTAGAAGCTATGGTAGAATAG
- a CDS encoding TRAP transporter large permease: MALEASIILFIVFAVLLFLGMPIAISIAISSLSTLLLVIPFDVAIFSSSQKMVASLNSFSLVAIPFFVFSGIIMNNSGIASKLVNFAMLFVGKVPGGIAHTNVLGNALFGSMSSSAIAASTAIGGVLIPEQEKAGYDKHFAAAVNIASAPTGMIIPPSTAFIMYSLAVSGASISALFLGGYLVGAIWCLVIMVVIYMHAKKNNYKTAEGIGKGEAIKVFIDALPSVLLIVIIIGGILTGLFTAIEASAIAVIYSLMVSMFFYRTVKVKNLPKMLKEAFFVTGVITFLLATSSMMSFAMSFTGIPAAISSLILGITSNRIVILLLINVILLLIGMFMDVGPAILIFAPIFLPVAQSVGIDPVHFGLFAIMNLCVGSITPPVGTGFYVGSSVADVKPQHMIKPLVPFYIAIFIVLLLITFFPSLFMWLPNLA; the protein is encoded by the coding sequence ATGGCTTTAGAAGCAAGTATTATTTTATTTATTGTCTTTGCAGTATTATTATTTTTAGGTATGCCTATTGCTATTAGTATAGCAATATCGTCATTATCAACCTTACTTTTAGTGATTCCTTTTGATGTAGCTATTTTTTCTTCCAGCCAAAAAATGGTTGCCAGTTTAAATAGTTTCTCACTTGTTGCGATACCGTTTTTTGTATTCTCTGGCATCATTATGAATAACAGTGGTATAGCCAGTAAACTTGTAAACTTTGCAATGCTTTTTGTTGGAAAAGTTCCAGGTGGGATAGCGCATACAAATGTTTTAGGTAATGCCTTATTCGGTTCCATGTCAAGTTCAGCTATTGCAGCTTCTACTGCTATTGGTGGTGTTTTAATACCAGAACAAGAAAAAGCAGGTTATGACAAACATTTTGCTGCAGCAGTCAATATTGCGTCTGCGCCAACGGGTATGATTATACCTCCAAGTACAGCATTTATTATGTATTCTTTAGCCGTAAGTGGCGCATCTATTTCAGCTTTGTTTTTAGGTGGCTATTTAGTAGGCGCCATATGGTGTTTGGTTATAATGGTAGTAATCTATATGCATGCTAAGAAAAACAATTATAAGACAGCTGAAGGTATAGGTAAAGGTGAAGCTATTAAAGTTTTTATTGATGCATTACCAAGTGTTTTATTAATTGTCATTATAATTGGCGGTATTTTGACAGGTTTATTTACTGCTATTGAAGCATCTGCTATTGCTGTAATCTATTCGTTAATGGTATCTATGTTTTTTTATAGAACAGTAAAAGTGAAAAATTTGCCGAAGATGTTAAAAGAGGCTTTCTTCGTAACGGGTGTCATTACATTTTTATTGGCTACTTCATCAATGATGTCTTTCGCTATGTCCTTTACAGGCATTCCAGCAGCAATAAGCTCATTGATATTAGGTATTACAAGTAATAGGATAGTGATTCTTTTACTGATTAATGTTATTTTATTATTGATTGGTATGTTTATGGATGTAGGTCCAGCCATATTAATCTTTGCACCTATTTTCTTACCAGTGGCACAAAGCGTAGGCATTGACCCAGTGCACTTTGGTTTATTTGCCATTATGAACCTTTGTGTTGGTTCCATTACACCTCCAGTAGGCACAGGGTTCTATGTAGGATCCAGTGTAGCAGATGTCAAACCACAACATATGATCAAACCGCTGGTGCCATTTTATATAGCTATTTTCATCGTATTGTTACTGATTACATTCTTCCCATCATTATTTATGTGGTTGCCAAATCTGGCATAA
- a CDS encoding TRAP transporter substrate-binding protein translates to MNKKVGILLIAILSLIIVFSFTSSSRAEDDTTVLRFAYSNNSQPVIDSMRKFGKLIEEKTNGEVRVEYYPDSQLGGEVELIELTQTGAIDFTKVSASALEGFSKDYSIFGVPYIFDSEEHFYRVMEDEEIMNKVYNSTNDLGFTGLTYYDSGQRSFYMVDGPINTPEDLKGKKIRVMQSETAIKMIELLGGSPVPMGSSEVFTSLQSNLIDGAENNEFVLHTAGHGAVTQYYSYDEHTRVPDIIIMNSTLEDRLTKDQYQAVLDAAKESTEFEKTIFKQAVEEEKQKAVEQYQTQFNSVEKEPFLEKVQPLHDKFKNDEYFMDTYNRIRELADSE, encoded by the coding sequence ATGAATAAAAAAGTTGGTATATTACTTATTGCTATTCTGTCTTTGATTATTGTCTTTTCTTTTACAAGTAGTAGTAGAGCAGAAGATGATACGACAGTTTTAAGATTTGCGTACTCTAACAACAGTCAACCGGTTATTGATTCTATGAGAAAGTTTGGAAAACTGATAGAGGAAAAAACAAATGGTGAAGTACGTGTAGAATATTATCCAGATAGTCAATTGGGTGGAGAGGTTGAACTCATTGAATTGACACAAACAGGAGCCATAGATTTTACTAAGGTTAGTGCATCAGCATTAGAAGGTTTTTCAAAAGATTATTCGATTTTTGGTGTGCCTTACATTTTTGATAGTGAAGAACATTTTTACCGTGTGATGGAAGATGAAGAAATTATGAATAAAGTATATAACTCTACTAATGACTTAGGTTTCACTGGTTTAACTTATTATGATTCAGGTCAACGTAGTTTTTATATGGTGGATGGCCCCATTAATACGCCTGAAGATTTAAAAGGGAAAAAAATACGTGTCATGCAAAGTGAAACAGCTATTAAAATGATTGAGCTATTAGGGGGTTCACCTGTACCAATGGGTAGTAGTGAAGTTTTCACTTCTTTACAATCTAACCTTATAGATGGTGCGGAAAACAATGAGTTTGTTTTACACACAGCGGGTCATGGTGCCGTTACTCAATATTATTCTTATGATGAACATACGAGAGTCCCTGATATTATTATAATGAATAGCACGTTAGAGGATCGATTAACAAAGGACCAATATCAAGCAGTTTTAGACGCGGCTAAAGAATCAACTGAGTTTGAAAAGACTATTTTTAAACAAGCTGTTGAAGAAGAGAAACAAAAAGCCGTTGAACAATATCAAACTCAATTTAACAGTGTTGAAAAAGAGCCGTTTTTAGAAAAAGTTCAACCACTTCATGACAAATTTAAAAACGACGAATATTTTATGGATACTTATAATAGAATTCGAGAATTGGCTGACTCAGAATAA
- a CDS encoding AraC family transcriptional regulator, which translates to MKDKMNYIANTMVSDLYEIFYIEELVDEDKTLYHLHDFYEIHITLSGNGLFYLDGTMHELSAGTVLLIHSGDLHRIVAQKSSYFERMYIFVTPEFIENSSTKHTNLKNCFQPIGNVKSKILKTSIVELIDHLKHFMKPPNLKNYGEDLLYEQALVNFLLYLNKLVLNKESEITRDVSPQNELMDRVIKYVNNNLKEDLSLYAVASHFYISKYHLSHKFKEVTDITFHNYVLKKRLFYAKQLLRKHNNANLIYSDCGFKSYSYFLKAFKKEFGITPKEFMNLTKKGNKMYFNKHH; encoded by the coding sequence ATGAAGGATAAAATGAATTACATTGCTAATACTATGGTTTCAGATCTTTATGAGATTTTTTATATAGAAGAGCTTGTTGATGAAGATAAAACATTGTATCATTTACATGATTTTTATGAGATCCATATCACGTTAAGTGGTAATGGCTTGTTTTACTTAGACGGTACAATGCATGAGCTTTCTGCAGGTACGGTTTTATTAATACATTCTGGTGATTTACATAGAATCGTGGCACAGAAAAGCAGTTACTTTGAACGAATGTACATCTTTGTAACGCCTGAATTTATAGAAAATTCATCGACAAAACACACGAATCTTAAGAATTGTTTCCAACCGATCGGAAATGTGAAGAGCAAAATTTTAAAAACAAGCATTGTAGAATTAATCGATCATTTAAAACATTTTATGAAACCACCTAACTTAAAAAACTATGGTGAAGACCTTTTATATGAACAAGCTTTGGTGAATTTCTTATTGTATCTAAATAAATTAGTTTTGAATAAAGAGTCGGAAATAACAAGGGATGTTTCACCTCAAAATGAGCTTATGGATCGTGTTATAAAATATGTAAACAATAATTTAAAAGAAGACTTATCATTATACGCTGTAGCTTCACACTTTTATATAAGCAAATATCATTTATCTCATAAATTTAAAGAAGTAACCGATATAACCTTTCATAACTATGTGCTAAAAAAACGACTATTTTACGCAAAGCAACTATTGCGTAAACACAACAATGCAAATTTAATCTATAGTGATTGTGGTTTCAAATCCTATTCCTATTTTTTAAAAGCCTTTAAAAAAGAATTTGGTATTACACCAAAAGAATTTATGAACTTAACAAAAAAAGGTAATAAAATGTACTTTAATAAACACCATTAA
- a CDS encoding TRAP transporter small permease translates to MKALRNFLNKTLEVMGMTILSIMVVTVCYQIFTRTVLNNPNTITEEFVRFSLVWLAMISTAYVVGDQKHLSVSLLSDKLTGRNKFILEVVIQGLFLLFAGVVMIFGGIKGVSLTMSQISPSLSIPMGYVYLAVPVSGVIMLIYSILNLIECINNRKVQEG, encoded by the coding sequence ATGAAAGCTTTAAGAAATTTTTTAAATAAAACATTAGAAGTTATGGGTATGACAATACTTTCTATAATGGTTGTGACGGTGTGTTATCAAATTTTCACAAGAACAGTTTTAAACAACCCAAATACAATAACAGAAGAATTTGTGCGTTTTAGTCTTGTATGGTTAGCAATGATTAGTACGGCTTATGTAGTCGGTGACCAAAAACACCTTTCGGTATCTTTGCTTAGTGATAAACTAACAGGTCGTAATAAGTTTATCTTAGAGGTGGTCATTCAAGGTTTGTTTTTGCTTTTCGCTGGCGTTGTAATGATTTTTGGTGGCATCAAAGGTGTGTCTCTTACAATGTCGCAAATATCCCCATCTCTATCAATACCTATGGGGTATGTGTATTTAGCAGTTCCTGTTTCAGGAGTAATCATGTTAATTTATAGCATTTTAAACTTAATAGAATGTATCAATAATAGAAAAGTACAGGAGGGATAG
- a CDS encoding TRAP transporter substrate-binding protein, translating into MKKVLSLIVFLSLIMSFVGCGSESPSEDVVADNGTESKTEETIVLRLAETHPDNYPTTQGDVEFARLVEEKSNGRIQIEVYAGGQLGEERDVIEQVQFGAIDLTRVSVAPLAEFSSALNVLQLPYIYRDEDHMWAVLNGSIGDDFLNSIEDSQFLGLGWFDPGARHFYNRVRPIETMDDFSGLKLRVQQSELNLDMVEALGGSPTPLPYGEVYSGIQSGVIDGAENNWPSYYSSSHYEVAGYLTLTGHTRIPEIIIGSQTALSNKLSDSDIELLREAALEAQAYQREQWAAYEEESIEKVTESGVTVIELTDEVREEMSVAMARIYQKHAEEHMDLIEEIQGLE; encoded by the coding sequence ATGAAAAAGGTATTGAGTTTAATCGTCTTTTTAAGTTTGATTATGAGTTTTGTTGGGTGTGGGAGTGAATCACCTTCAGAAGATGTGGTAGCAGATAATGGCACAGAAAGTAAAACAGAAGAAACAATTGTATTGAGATTAGCAGAGACCCATCCAGACAATTATCCAACAACACAAGGTGATGTAGAATTTGCAAGATTAGTCGAAGAAAAGTCTAACGGCAGAATCCAAATAGAAGTATACGCAGGTGGACAACTTGGAGAAGAAAGAGATGTTATCGAACAGGTTCAATTTGGTGCAATTGATTTAACAAGAGTAAGTGTTGCTCCATTAGCAGAGTTTTCATCAGCTTTAAATGTGCTTCAATTACCTTATATTTATAGAGATGAAGATCATATGTGGGCAGTTTTAAATGGTTCCATTGGTGATGATTTCTTAAACAGTATTGAAGATTCACAATTTCTAGGACTTGGATGGTTTGATCCAGGTGCACGTCATTTTTATAATCGTGTAAGACCAATTGAAACAATGGATGATTTTTCAGGATTAAAATTAAGAGTTCAACAAAGTGAATTGAATTTAGACATGGTTGAGGCATTAGGTGGTTCACCAACGCCATTGCCATATGGAGAAGTTTATAGTGGTATCCAAAGTGGTGTTATTGATGGTGCAGAAAACAATTGGCCAAGTTATTATTCTTCATCACATTATGAGGTTGCTGGATACCTTACTTTAACGGGACATACAAGAATTCCAGAAATAATAATAGGTAGTCAAACGGCATTATCTAATAAATTATCAGATTCAGATATTGAATTATTAAGAGAAGCAGCATTAGAAGCACAAGCGTATCAACGTGAACAATGGGCTGCTTATGAAGAAGAGTCTATTGAAAAAGTTACAGAATCAGGCGTGACGGTCATTGAATTAACAGATGAAGTAAGAGAAGAAATGTCAGTGGCAATGGCTAGAATTTACCAAAAACATGCAGAAGAACATATGGATTTAATTGAAGAAATACAAGGTTTAGAATAG
- the bglB gene encoding beta-galactosidase BglB has protein sequence MRIRQEIFVEKETVEEKIDLLLTNLTTIKDCDGEFLLDFDGLKVDDKSWCIWNWPQGVGLYGIYKNYRMTKNENALKVVNEWFEARMKEGAPPKNVNTMAPILTMSYLYEDTKDTKYLAYLEQWAEWVMYEMPRTKENGLQHETYGPSNTNQLWDDTLMMTVLPLAKIGVLLDRPEYVEEAKHQFLIHIKYLQDKKTGLWYHGWTFDGNHNYAEAFWARGNCWLTIAIPEIIEILELKKGDALREFLINALEAQVATLEKYQDESGLWHTLIDDETSYVESSATAGFAYGILKAVHKKYIHKKYEEVAFKAVKGLLNNIDEHGEVQNVSIGTGMGDTLEFYKNIEMTAMPYGQSLTILCLTELLVSFC, from the coding sequence ATGAGAATTAGACAAGAAATATTTGTAGAAAAAGAAACTGTTGAAGAAAAAATTGATTTATTGCTTACGAATTTAACAACCATTAAAGATTGTGATGGTGAATTCTTGTTAGATTTTGATGGTCTTAAAGTAGACGATAAAAGTTGGTGTATTTGGAACTGGCCACAAGGTGTAGGATTATACGGTATCTATAAAAACTATCGTATGACAAAAAACGAAAACGCTTTGAAAGTTGTGAATGAATGGTTTGAAGCTCGAATGAAAGAGGGAGCGCCTCCGAAAAATGTTAATACAATGGCACCTATCTTAACCATGTCTTATTTATACGAAGATACAAAAGATACAAAATATCTGGCGTATTTAGAGCAATGGGCTGAATGGGTTATGTATGAAATGCCAAGAACAAAGGAAAACGGGTTACAGCATGAAACTTACGGCCCCTCTAATACAAACCAACTATGGGACGATACTTTAATGATGACGGTATTGCCTTTAGCAAAGATTGGTGTTTTACTCGATCGACCTGAATATGTTGAAGAAGCTAAGCACCAATTTCTAATTCATATTAAATATTTACAAGATAAGAAAACGGGTCTTTGGTATCATGGTTGGACCTTTGACGGTAACCATAATTATGCTGAAGCGTTTTGGGCAAGAGGTAATTGTTGGTTAACCATAGCAATACCAGAAATAATTGAGATACTAGAACTTAAAAAAGGTGATGCTCTACGTGAGTTTTTAATTAACGCTTTAGAGGCTCAAGTTGCTACCTTAGAAAAATATCAAGATGAATCAGGACTTTGGCATACACTTATAGATGATGAAACATCTTATGTTGAATCGTCAGCTACAGCTGGTTTTGCTTATGGGATATTAAAAGCAGTACACAAAAAATATATCCATAAAAAATATGAAGAGGTTGCATTTAAAGCAGTTAAAGGACTATTAAATAACATTGATGAACATGGAGAAGTTCAAAATGTTTCTATTGGAACGGGTATGGGTGATACTTTAGAATTTTATAAAAACATAGAGATGACGGCTATGCCTTATGGTCAATCCCTAACAATTTTGTGTTTAACGGAACTTTTGGTTTCTTTTTGCTAA
- a CDS encoding TRAP transporter small permease, with protein MTVLLKIKKGADKIHKFMIYMAMFFLIAMTVLTCIQVFYRYFLGSSIRWSEEVPLILMVWFGFISIAMGVKKKLHISIELFFNLFPSKVRKILLVFVDIMILLFGIFMLIYGYKLTMATMGSTLPVTKLPGGIIYAVVPVTSIMIIYDSLMFLIGVNDEDDMEETQIEEILEEIGGEN; from the coding sequence GTGACTGTATTATTAAAAATCAAAAAAGGTGCAGACAAGATACATAAGTTTATGATTTATATGGCTATGTTTTTTTTAATCGCTATGACAGTATTAACCTGTATTCAAGTGTTTTATAGATATTTTTTAGGCAGTAGTATTCGTTGGTCGGAAGAAGTACCATTAATTTTAATGGTATGGTTTGGTTTTATTAGCATAGCAATGGGTGTTAAGAAAAAACTTCATATTAGTATCGAACTATTTTTTAACTTATTTCCGAGTAAAGTCAGAAAAATTTTATTGGTTTTCGTAGATATAATGATATTATTATTTGGTATTTTTATGCTTATATATGGTTATAAGCTTACAATGGCAACAATGGGATCTACATTGCCAGTAACCAAATTACCTGGAGGAATCATTTATGCAGTTGTACCTGTGACAAGTATAATGATCATTTACGATAGTTTAATGTTTTTGATCGGTGTGAATGATGAAGATGATATGGAAGAAACTCAAATCGAAGAAATATTAGAAGAGATAGGAGGAGAAAACTAA
- a CDS encoding sugar phosphate isomerase/epimerase family protein gives MNRIGVRGHDFGKMNVDVLPKYIKELGFEAVQLAPVKAIKDINSFEDITEGVLEKSKEEFLKNDVEISVYGCYVEIGMLDKAKRLEQVDKFIKGISHTKRIGANLVGTETTGFPLNGDNREAAYQGLKDSVLRMVEEAEKQNVCIGIEPVARHTLNSPELTKRLLDEVNSDKLKVIIDAVNLFTVENIHDQQKIITNCFEFFGDKIEVLHLKDITLIGDRNRDEMKIVNDTFKWECIGNGIVDYKHIFSFVKNKNVSLLREGATIESYKTDLNNTRSVLNTIQ, from the coding sequence ATGAATAGAATTGGTGTACGAGGTCATGATTTTGGGAAAATGAATGTTGACGTTTTGCCTAAATATATTAAAGAATTAGGTTTCGAAGCTGTTCAATTAGCACCAGTCAAAGCGATTAAAGACATTAACAGTTTTGAAGACATTACAGAAGGTGTTTTGGAAAAGTCCAAAGAGGAATTTTTGAAAAATGATGTGGAAATTAGTGTTTATGGTTGCTATGTGGAAATTGGCATGCTTGACAAAGCTAAAAGACTTGAACAAGTTGATAAATTTATTAAAGGTATTAGCCATACAAAAAGAATAGGTGCAAACTTAGTTGGAACAGAAACAACAGGTTTTCCTCTTAATGGTGACAATAGGGAAGCAGCTTATCAAGGGCTAAAAGATAGTGTTTTAAGAATGGTTGAAGAAGCAGAAAAGCAAAATGTTTGTATCGGTATTGAGCCAGTTGCACGGCATACACTTAATTCTCCAGAATTAACGAAGCGATTATTGGATGAAGTGAATTCAGATAAATTAAAAGTGATTATTGATGCCGTCAATCTATTTACAGTTGAGAACATTCATGATCAACAAAAGATTATTACGAATTGTTTTGAGTTTTTTGGAGATAAAATTGAAGTTTTACATCTTAAAGACATTACATTAATTGGTGATCGCAATAGAGATGAGATGAAAATTGTAAATGATACATTCAAATGGGAATGTATTGGTAATGGTATTGTTGACTACAAACATATATTCAGTTTTGTAAAAAATAAAAATGTAAGTTTGCTTAGAGAAGGGGCTACAATTGAAAGTTATAAAACGGACTTGAATAATACTCGATCCGTATTAAACACAATACAATAA